In one Culex quinquefasciatus strain JHB chromosome 2, VPISU_Cqui_1.0_pri_paternal, whole genome shotgun sequence genomic region, the following are encoded:
- the LOC6048231 gene encoding zinc finger HIT domain-containing protein 1 has translation MASRESGRIREADKKRVLDEASRKRRARKALEALEQDNYHEDPHADLVMSKKIPKFQDNLDTTGGAGGSGGAGTFNQKKKAKRSKGADYYRAKYRKNFPQLLEEDKVQHPDGPNYFTASAAPSRFPERHFCAVCGFPSSYTCTACGTRYCCVRCLKTHQDTRCLKWTA, from the coding sequence ATGGCATCGCGCGAGTCCGGTCGGATCCGCGAGGCGGACAAGAAGCGCGTCCTGGACGAGGCATCCCGCAAGCGGCGTGCTCGCAAAGCCCTGGAAGCGCTCGAGCAGGACAACTACCACGAGGATCCGCACGCCGATCTGGTCATGTCGAAGAAGATCCCCAAGTTCCAAGACAACCTGGACACGACCGGCGGTGCGGGTGGATCCGGCGGCGCCGGCACTTTCAACCAGAAGAAGAAAGCAAAGCGCAGCAAGGGCGCCGACTACTACCGGGCCAAGTACAGGAAAAACTTCCCCCAGCTGCTGGAGGAGGACAAGGTGCAGCACCCGGACGGGCCGAACTACTTCACGGCGAGTGCGGCACCTTCGCGGTTTCCCGAGCGGCACTTTTGCGCCGTGTGTGGATTTCCGTCCAGTTACACGTGCACGGCGTGCGGGACGCGGTATTGTTGTGTGCGCTGCTTGAAGACTCACCAGGACACGCGCTGCCTCAAGTGGACCGCCTGA
- the LOC6048230 gene encoding general transcription factor IIH subunit 5 produces MVNVMKGVLVECDPAMKQFLLHLDETQSLGRKFIIQDLDERHLFISTDIIETLQARVDDLMDRISVSLHEKEA; encoded by the exons ATGGTCAATGTTATGAAAGGAGTCCTCGTTGAATG TGACCCGGCTATGAAACAATTCCTGCTGCACCTGGACGAAACACAATCGCTCGGCCGCAAGTTTATCATTCAGGATCTGGACGAACGGCACCTGTTCATCTCGACGGACATTATCGAGACGCTGCAGGCCCGGGTGGACGACTTGATGGACCGGATCAGCGTTTCGCTGCACGAGAAGGAAGCCTAA
- the LOC6048237 gene encoding meiotic nuclear division protein 1 homolog, whose protein sequence is MSKRKKGMSADEKRSVLLEIFHDNGEFYQLKDLERIAAKEKGLKEQLVKGLLQSLEDEELVEAGKIGQSTYYWSFPGKRQKIKQLESEELQRKVKNCDSKIEDLRRKVKETNQAQSSKAAATFEELKVLQEKEAKLQAEIQILKKEDKGSLKQMKQSLPKLHEAANRWTDNIFAIKSWCRNKFNIEEKAIDKQFQIPPDMDYLE, encoded by the exons ATGTCCAAGCGCAAGAAGGGAATGTCGGCGGACGAGAAGAGGTCGGTTCTGTTGGAGATTTTTCACGACAATGGAGAGTTCTACCAGCTTAAGGATTTGGAACGGATTGCCGCCAAGGAGAAGGGTCTCAAGGAGCAGCTGGTGAAGGGACTTTTGCAATCGTTGGAGGATGAAGAGCTGGTCGAGGCGGGGAAAATTGGCCAATCCACGTACTATTGGTCATTTCCTGGAAAAAGACAGAAAATTAAGCAGCTCGAGAGCGAGGAGTTGCAACGAAAAGTGAAAAATTGTGACTCCAAAATTGAGGATCTCCGAAGAAAGGTTAAAGAG ACCAATCAAGCGCAATCGTCCAAAGCTGCTGCAACCTTCGAAGAGTTAAAAGTTCTTCAAGAAAAAGAAGCTAAACTGCAAGCAGAGATCCAAATCTTGAAGAAAGAAGATAAAGGTTCCCTAAAGCAAATGAAACAGTCACTTCCg AAACTGCACGAAGCGGCCAACCGGTGGACGGACAACATATTCGCCATCAAATCGTGGTGCCGGAATAAGTTCAACATCGAGGAGAAGGCGATCGACAAGCAGTTTCAGATTCCGCCGGATATGGattatttggaataa
- the LOC119766976 gene encoding probable aconitate hydratase, mitochondrial, with protein sequence MVHYARLLNVQAKRVALYAVDAQQRNFHAACALSAKVALSKFDTDVYLPYEKLQKNVETVKKRLGRPLTLSEKILYGHLDDPKNQEIERGVSYLRLRPDRVAMQDATAQMAMLQFISSGLPRVAVPSTIHCDHLIEAQVGGEQDLARAKDLNAEVYKFLSTAGAKYGVGFWKPGSGIIHQIILENYAFPGLLMIGTDSHTPNGGGLGGLCIGVGGADAVDVMANIPWELKCPKVIGVHLSGKISGWTSPKDIILKVADILTVKGGTGAIVEYYGTGVESISCTGMATICNMGAEIGATTSTFPFNKRMADYLGATGRAGIASEAKKYEKSVLSADPGAKYDEVIEINLDTLEPHVNGPFTPDLAHPISKLGANSKKNGYPLDIRVGLIGSCTNSSYEDMGRCASIAKNAMKHGIKSKVPFNVTPGSEQIRATIERDGIAKTFKEFGGTVLANACGPCIGQWDRRDVKKGDKNTIVTSYNRNFTGRNDANPATHCFVTSPELVTALSIAGRLDFNPLTDELTGADGKKFKLDAPFGDELPQKGFDPGMDTYEAPPSDGSKVRVDVDPKSQRLQLLNPFDTWNGKDLTDMTVLIKVKGKCTTDHISAAGPWLKYRGHLDNISNNMFIGATNIENNEMNKIKNQVTGEWAGVPDVARFYKAKGISWVAVGDENYGEGSSREHAALEPRHLGGRAIITKSFARIHETNLKKQGMLPLTFANAADYDLVQPHSKISLLGLEKLAPGKQVDCEIKTDGKVSKIKLNHSFNEQQIDWFKAGSALNRMKQIAAKN encoded by the exons ATGGTGCACTACGCAAGATTGCTGAACGTTCAG GCCAAGCGCGTCGCGCTGTACGCGGTTGATGCGCAGCAGCGCAACTTCCACGCGGCGTGCGCCCTCTCGGCGAAGGTGGCCCTGTCCAAGTTCGACACGGACGTGTACCTGCCGTACGAGAAGCTCCAGAAGAACgtggagacggtgaagaagcGGCTGGGACGCCCGCTGACGCTGAGCGAGAAGATCCTGTACGGCCATCTGGATGACCCGAAGAACCAGGAGATTGAGCGGGGCGTTTCGTACCTGCGACTGCGCCCGGATCGTGTGGCCATGCAGGACGCGACCGCGCAGATGGCGATGCTGCAGTTTATCTCGTCGGGACTGCCGCGGGTGGCCGTTCCGTCGACGATCCACTGCGATCACTTGATTGAGGCGCAGGTCGGCGGTGAGCAGGATTTGGCCCGGGCGAAGGATTTGAACGCCGAGGTGTACAAGTTTCTGTCGACGGCTGGTGCCAAGTACGGGGTTGGCTTCTGGAAGCCAGGTTCGGGTATCATTCATCAGATCATTCTGGAGAACTACGCTTTTCCGGGTCTGCTGATGATCGGAACCGATTCGCACACCCCGAACGGTGGAGGTTTGGGCGGTCTGTGCATTGGCGTTGGTGGTGCCGACGCCGTCGATGTGATGGCCAACATCCCGTGGGAGCTCAAGTGCCCCAAGGTGATTGGCGTGCACCTGTCTGGCAAGATTAGCGGCTGGACGTCGCCCAAGGATATCATCCTGAAGGTTGCGGACATCCTGACCGTCAAGGGCGGTACCGGAGCGATCGTGGAGTATTACGGTACGGGTGTTGAGTCGATCTCGTGTACCGGAATGGCCACCATCTGTAACATGGGTGCTGAAATTGGTGCCACCACGTCGACCTTCCCCTTCAACAAACGTATGGCCGACTACCTGGGTGCTACTGGCCGCGCTGGAATCGCCTCCGAGGCCAAGAAGTACGAGAAGAGCGTCCTGTCGGCCGACCCCGGTGCCAAGTACGACGAAGTTATCGAAATCAACCTGGACACGCTGGAACCGCACGTCAATGGACCGTTCACGCCCGATCTGGCCCATCCGATCAGCAAGCTGGGCGCCAACTCCAAGAAGAACGGCTACCCGCTGGACATCCGCGTAGGCCTCATCGGCTCCTGCACCAACTCCTCGTACGAGGACATGGGCCGGTGCGCGTCGATCGCCAAGAACGCCATGAAGCACGGCATCAAGTCGAAGGTGCCGTTCAACGTGACGCCCGGATCGGAGCAGATTCGCGCCACGATCGAGCGTGACGGCATCGCCAAGACGTTCAAGGAGTTTGGCGGCACCGTACTGGCGAACGCCTGCGGACCCTGCATCGGCCAGTGGGACCGTCGCGACGTTAAGAAGGGCGACAAGAACACCATCGTGACCTCGTACAACCGTAACTTTACCGGCCGTAATGACGCCAACCCCGCGACGCATTGCTTCGTGACCAG CCCCGAACTGGTGACGGCCCTCTCAATCGCCGGCCGCCTCGACTTCAACCCGCTCACGGACGAGCTGACCGGTGCCGACGGCAAGAAGTTCAAGCTGGACGCTCCGTTCGGCGATGAGCTGCCCCAGAAGGGATTCGACCCCGGCATGGACACGTACGAGGCTCCCCCATCG GACGGCTCCAAGGTGCGCGTCGATGTTGACCCCAAGAGCCAGCGGCTGCAGCTGCTGAATCCGTTCGACACCTGGAACGGCAAGGATCTCACCGACATGACCGTGCTGATCAAGGTCAAGGGCAAGTGCACCACCGACCACATCTCGGCGGCCGGACCGTGGCTGAAGTACCGTGGCCATCTGGACAACATCTCCAACAACATGTTCATCGG TGCCACCAACATCGAGAACAACGAAATGAACAAGATCAAGAACCAGGTGACGGGCGAGTGGGCCGGCGTTCCGGACGTGGCCCGCTTCTACAAGGCCAAGGGCATCTCGTGGGTCGCCGTCGGCGATGAGAACTACGGCGAGGGCTCGTCCCGCGAGCACGCCGCCCTGGAACCCCGCCATCTGGGTGGCCGCGCCATCATCACCAAGTCGTTTGCCCGTATCCACGAGACGAACCTGAAGAAGCAGGGCATGCTGCCGCTGACCTTCGCCAACGCGGCCGATTACGATTTG GTCCAACCCCACTCCAAGATCTCGCTGCTCGGCCTGGAGAAGCTGGCCCCCGGCAAGCAGGTCGACTGTGAAATCAAGACCGACGGCAAGGTGTCCAAGATCAAGCTGAACCACTCGTTCAACGAGCAGCAGATCGACTGGTTCAAGGCGGGCAGTGCGCTGAACCGCATGAAGCAGATCGCCGCCAAGAACTAA
- the LOC119766408 gene encoding uncharacterized histidine-rich protein DDB_G0274557-like, with protein sequence MKGLIVVVGVVLVATAVHSASLEPVREKRQLGLLGGGLLGFGTPVGGHGYYGGGGYGGHGHDDHHHHHHEHYEHGHGGYDHHHHHAPPSYGHYEHGHGGYGHGGYGHGYEDHHHHDEHYEHGHGHHGG encoded by the coding sequence ATGAAGGGGttaatcgtcgtcgtcggggtGGTCCTCGTGGCTACGGCAGTGCACAGTGCGTCGTTGGAACCGGTCCGGGAAAAGCGACAGTTGGGACTGCTGGGCGGGGGTTTGCTGGGATTCGGAACGCCCGTTGGAGGGCACGGATACTACGGAGGAGGTGGTTACGGAGGGCACGGACACGACGAtcaccaccatcaccatcatGAGCATTACGAGCACGGACACGGAGGATACGACCATCATCACCACCATGCGCCACCGAGCTATGGCCACTATGAGCACGGTCACGGAGGGTACGGTCATGGAGGATACGGTCACGGATACGAGGATCATCACCACCATGATGAGCACTACGAACACGGACATGGACACCATGGGGGATAA